CCCACTGTTTAAGGCTTAAGTTATAAACAAACTGagaaattcaatttaaatagtTGTTTGACCTAAAGTGTCTGTAGTATAAAGGGTCGAGGCTGGCGAAGTGTACGTTTAATTAAATGTATAGAATTCATCGGAAGAGAAGACACTAACACTTCAAGTCATGAGGAAGTGTAACTAACCTTTCAAAGAGAAAGTTCAAAACTGtattgaaaaaaatacaaatgactGAGCAAACAAAAATTAATCATCAGCcataaaatatttgatttatttttctcttaattCAACAAATACTCTTTATCTCACACACCACGATCAGTTCCATTAAATCACAATGAACATGTTCAATAGGAACAGAATATTAGCagacacacatttttttttaaatataacacaATTAGGACCCACTTCCCTTGAATTCACTCCATCCAGAATGACACTTGAAAACACAGAGGAAACAAACAAGGACTTCAACTGGCAtaagaatattaaaaaaagaaactacaacTCCCAACAGAAACGTATTCACTCTGTTCAGACCACTACACAGAAGATATTCATGGTTTATAGAGCCCCATCTGATCTGATGGGTGCctgttgttttctctgattattaATACCTATAGCAGCTCAAAACCAACAATAACATATTGACTTCATTGTTTTCCATATATTTCATTCCTCGGATATAAACACGTACACACTTACTGACATTTTCACTGAATCTTTGCATAAAGATTGACACATGGACAGAGTTTTTAATGCCCTCTTCTGGTGCTGAGGTTGTGTCCCCTCTGTCAGCTGAATAAAACACCTCTTCTGGAATGAGTAAACTACTTTACACTACACTGATTAGgaataacattatgaccacctgaCTAAAGGTGTCTTAGAGGCCCATGCCCCTGACCCATGATTATGAACTGTATCTGGCACCCAGATGTTAACACCTGATCCATTTAGTTGCAAAGTGGGGACTCCATGTTTTGGACTTGTTTGTCCAgaacatcacacagatgctggaCTGGATTTAGATAGGCAGGATTTGGAGGCCATGTCAATGACTCTATCTTGTTGTGCTCCTGAAACCATTCCTAAACCAGTTTTACTTTGTGGCAGTTCCACAGAGACCAAAGCCATCAGAGAAAAGCACTTCCATGAAAGGATGTTAAAAGTCATCAGCAATGCTTAGGTAGGTGACATGTGTCAAAGCAACAACTTCCAGCACACTGATCTTTGCTTCAAACAGATAGTTCTCAAAAAGGAAGTGCAGTGAAGAAAATGTCAATAAGCTTCCCAGGAGAAACTAAAGCAGGTGACAATGAACTGAGAAAAGCTGCTGGTGGCTCCATAAGCTCTGTTCTGTTTACCTCTGATGTCAAAATTGGGGTtttgagaaaaaacaacaaacccaATTTAACTGTGTTCTAGTTGCAAATTAGAAAAGTAGTAGGATTTGCCATTTGTTCTTATTGGGCAACCTAATTGCTGGCTATTACTTATACAGGCTGAGAACAATGTATGTCCCTTCATGACAAGCATTAAATCCCCAAAGCCAAATGTTAACAAAAGctagtatatttatttatgtgtgtgaAAGATTTTATTGCACACAGGCTAACAAAGGTGCAAATAGAATATTTATTATTGCTTCTGATCTGTTTGAAACACGTGACAGCGATATTGGATTTTGGGGTCAGGGTTGGTAGGAAACCTCAATGTTTCTTGGAGTATTTTGTTTGtgacaaacacaacaaaatggaaaaagtcaACTTTCTTCTGCTGTACTGCtgtgttaaaatcttttaacaATAAAGTGGTACTTGGAGAGCTGAATATCTATAAGAAATGTGTCCTGTAAAAAGCAGATAACCTAGTCACCCTATTTTCAGCAGCAACCAGGCTGCACCTACTCAACACACAGGGGAATCAAATCCTATTGActgcaaataaataaaggcagcagaAAATAGGTTGATGGCACAACTGACATATAAGTTATATCTTTTTATCTAGTGCTTATGCTGTCCCCTTTCTAATGCAGCCTCTGGGCAACTGCCCATATGAGCGATATCAAAAACCGCCACTGCTAACCACAGCAGGCTGGAAACTCCCTACATGAGCTACAGTTTTGGAAAGTTCTGACCCAGTCGTCTAACCTTCACAAATTGGTCCATATCAAACTGCTCAAATCCTTATGCTTGCTCATTTTGTTTGCTTCTAACATTACCTTTGAGGACAAAATGTTCACTTGCTGCAGAATATATCCCACCCACACGCAGGTACTATAATGATGGGATCATCAGTGTTTTTCACCTTACTtatcagtggtcataatgttgtgCCTGATCTGTGAAAAGTTCATTATTGCACGTTATCACaaaggcaaaaataaaaagatatacATTTCAcacaaattattttccttttcacaTCAGATGGTCAATATGTTTTGTGAGGTTGTTGCTCTCAGTCGTGGATGTTGTACCTGAATGCCTCTATGAGCCCTTCAATGGAGTGGATCAAGCCCGATATGGCGCATATGCCCCCAATAACAAAAATGGAAACATCGAAGAAGACATGGTGCCACAGAAGATTTCTCCACTGGAGCTTCAGGTGGAACAGGCTTGGTAAGAGGAAGCACAGGCCTGCGCCTGTCAGGCTTCCAGTTAGACCCATTAGCAGGGCGAAATGGGGGACAAAGACGGCCATGAGCAGGGTAAAGACCACCAGGCCTACTCTTAAGCCAAGACCCCAGGTTTTTAACTGCCCACCAGGGCCGTAGCAGTCAGGAAAGAGGGCCCTGCCACCGTCCTGGAACAGTGATTTTTCTAGAACTTCTACAGCTGCAAAGAATGGCAGAGGGTAGGACAGGAGCGCCTTGGAGACAAGAAAGAGGTTCACCACAGCCCGGATAGTTGAGGGCAAGTTATCCGTGATCACCTCTTTGGTGGTGTCTGCCCAGGTCAGGTAGGCCACCAGGGCGAAGAGGCCCTTGAGGACACAGGCCGTGATGTGGGTCCAGTCCATCATGCAGTGGAACTCGCTGGGCTTCTGCATGTTTCCCTCCAGGGAGGGAAGAAAGATCTGTGAGGTGTAGCTGAACACAATGATGCCGATGGAAATGGGGAATTTCTTCACGTCGATGTAGAACTTGACCTTCTCCCACGCCCACTCGCGCGCCCTGGAGAGACAGTAGGCAATCACGAGGATGTTGATGACGAAGTGCGCCAGCGTGCACAGGAGGCTGAACTTGGAGACCGCCTTGAGGTTCTTCAGGAACGCGCAGGGCAGCAGCGCGGCCGTGGCCAGCACCGACCAGGCCTTCTGTGACACGGGGAAGCTAGGGAAGCTGTTGTACATCAGGTTGCCGCTGACCACCACGTACAGGATGCACGTCATGACCAGCTCGATGATCTGGGCCACGTTCACCACGTGGCCGCCCAGCGCGGGGAAGCGGGGAGCGCAGCAGGCGTTGGCGATGTCCACGTACGAGTCTCTGACGCGCACCTTGATGCCGTCCTCGTTCTCCTCGTACAAGCACGCGATGAGGATTTTGCCCGTGTAGCAGCACACTACTGCCGCGAAGATTATGAGGAAGAGGCCGAGGTATCCACCGTGGAGGATGGCGTACGGCAGGCCGAGGACGAACATGCCCTGCGGACAGAGAAGCGCAGCTCAGTGATAATAGGCGAGGCCCACATCGCAGTGACAGGCCGACGAGTCATGCATGCAGCGGCTTACTCACTCTGCTCCCATCTTACTTcagaataaaaatgcaaactGTGACTGCCAGTATATTTCCACAACCCAGCTGGTTAGTGTGTCTGCATCAAATCGCAGTACTCAAGACAATTAAAACGTTACATTTCTTTGATAGCAATTGTAATTTGACGAAGAGCCTGATAAGCGCCTTATGGCAATCGATGTCAACCAGACCCTGCCTGAAGCTCCACTGATAAAaagatttgaataaataaaccgTGAGGGCCGCTCACTGCAGTGGATTCACTCACAAAGCAGGAATACAGCGTGAAATTGTCTGCATTTAATTATGACAAAAATCCACCCCCACCTGATACTGTTTTCCTGCTACAACACCAGCACGATTTAgcccaatcttaaattcccaacTGTCcgaaaaaaattcaaatgtaaaaatgttaaatcaaggtgacTTTTTTGTCCCGTAGCAGCAGGCCTCATGTAGCACATGCAGAGCCGATCCTAGAGCGTATGGGGTCCTAAACAGATGTTTATGTGGGGGGCATTCCAGGTATCATTAATAAACACAACTAAAATTTCGTTTTATCATCCACTTTGATGCTTTTATGCATTATGCATCTAACAAAATCAATATTATGGAAAGTATACCAGCCAGACTACATAACACATTTATTGACTTTACAACCAAATGTTTATTCACTGTTGAAAATGTGGACTTTATTAAATTTTCCAACAGTGGCGTATGGCAGAAATTCATCACAAAAAATACAATGGCATTGgatgtttcagtgttttatttcagttaatagtcttttttttatttgttgttagttATCAGAAAAAAAGTATATCTGTACATTTAGCTGTACATTTGTTTACAAAAACCTAAAAGCAATGACAAGACTGCAAATCTAATTACAATCTTgaagtaaaaaatgtaaaataaaaataaaataaaagacaatgcaaatttaaaacatactatggtatttttattaaagcctttttttttttttactgtaaatgaATATGTAATTTAAACAGAATAACAATCTTAGttatatggaaaataatattttctgttcatgttaccttaattttgtatttttgaatGTATTGTCAACTAATAAAGACTGTTAAAACTAAAGCACtatattatttctatttttagttcTTTTAGAATGCATCTTGATCttcttgttttaataataataccCCAACTAATTTAATAGAAATCCAGTCATTTATTCTTGATGGAATTTTACATACTGTTCCTCATTGCAGTTTAGGCAAATGTCAACTGAACCCCTACTCAGCAAAATCATTTAGTCAGAGAAACTCTGCTGAAGTTAATTTACATGTAACATTTTAGATACCAAGaacatgagtttttttttgcGTCATTACCGCAGTATAACTCatataaaagattttaattcTTCACCTGACTTGTGTGTTAATGCCCTTGCCTTGTTAATATGAGAACCCTTAGCAGTTGTCTACTTCGCTTTGACTTGGGCCAACTCTGAGCACATGCAATGTCCCCTCTCACACATGGGTGATAAAAGTACCTGAATGGCATTGGTGACGTTCCATCCAGCTTCCCATGACGTGATTTTAGGTTTGTCCTCCTCTAGAGAGCCGGCGCTTTTCAGGGTCGACTGCCTCTGGCCGGTACCATCCCTCTGGTAGCGGGTGTCCCCTTCCAATTCTCCCTCTCCCTCCATGTCTCCTCCTTCATCCTCTTCCCCCCGAAGGGCATCCATCTGCATCCCTTGTCTGTAGTCATAGTCCAGGTCGTCGCATTCGGCGAAGCCCAGACCCTCTTCATCCGTTGCGGCCTGGAAGCCCAGCCGAGCGAACACCCCGCTGACCTTGGCCTGGGATTTGTGGGACACTGTATGGGCCGCATTTGTCAGTTTGTTGGTGATCTTGTGTCGTATTAGATGAGCCATTTTTATCCAAGATAAATTTGTTCTTCACTTCAAAAAATCTTTCAGATTAGCCCACCAAAAGCACATGCAGATGgtttgattgatttttttttttgttcctacATAAAAAACATGCCTGTTGGCCTTTGAATTTCGTCGCAGTTGCCGTTCCCTCCAAACCGTTAGAAATCCTCATCCGCTTTTCTTGGCTTGTCCATCCACGTTACTCCATAAGAAAACACCTTCCCTCATAAAGGAAGAATACAcgaataaataactaaacacGCCTCCTGGACGACCGTTAAAATCTCGATTTTAGCActattttctttcagtttagaATCCAGTGTGTGATGCTGGAATcagagagatgctggagtcTCAGCATCAGCACcggagagagaaagagggggGCGCGAGGAGCGTGTACGTGTCCGCACAGAGTGGCACAGCCCTCGCGCTCCCGAGTCGCGCGGGTGGTAGAGAGAGACGCTTATTCCCTCGGCGAGAGTTTAACGACAGAGTGATCAcgacataaaaaataattaaataaaaacgaTCCGGCCTGTTAGAGGCATGCATGAATAAAAACACCAAACATCTCACCTGCTTCCATGCTGCGATCTGGTGGAATGGCAGAGACACCTGCCACCAAAAATGACCGGGTGACTTGtttctaaaaatgtaaatcaacaaaaaagggggggaaaaaaacagggaaaaaatatttcagattattttattgccctgtgatggactggcgacctgtccaggtgtaccccgcctcctgcccatagactgctggagataggcaccagctcccccgcgacccactatggaataagcggtagaaaatgactgactgactgactgattattttattagaaaaaaagacaaaagagcgTTTCACTCTcatctcttttgtttgtttaaataaaaacaatcattcCTGTTTCTTCCTTAGCTgtagtttaaaatgtgaaaccaATTTAAAATTTGTGAAATGAAGCATGCACCATCTGAGAGCCCGTACGGCCATACACGGGCCGAAATAGTTGGCTTGTCCGAACAGGTAACATTtggtgcaggaaaaaaaaatctcaaagacGCAGCATTTTTGGCAGGAAAGGCATATGtttccaaattttcaaattacaaaagaaaacaaaatgtagccTATTTCCTACTTTTGTGTCTGAAACATTCGAAACATGGACCCCGAGCAACCTGGCGTTATATACATGTGACTGTACTGGATTATAATTACGATCGAGGACTGCATGTAATTGCATCCGAATCTCTCTATATGACTGCACTGGCATGAAGGTGATtaatttgattatatatttcaatatatttgtatataaatTGTACCTGTTTGCCTTATAGTATATTTGGAATTGTTTTACCGCACACATTTGTCCAAATTTATGCaattttattattactattgtCTTCCTGCCTTTCGAATTTTCTGCTCATTAACAGTCCAGATGCGCACACTCCTCAGGGTCTGAGAGGGATGCAACTCGTAGCTGACATGATGCGGAGCTTCATCAGCACCACGGAGAGCTCCTCCAACAAAACCAAGATCCGACTCCTTTGTCTTTTAACGCCCTTAAACCACTTTTTCattgtgcttttatttaattttagaatTGTGTATAATTTGTGTGGACTGTATTCTGAATGTACAtatagacaaaaataaaatcagaaaggAATACCGCTGTTTCTCCTCCACCTCAGTTCTAATCCCTGCAAATAGGAAGCACGTCGTCTTTGCCTCCCTAATCTGCTGTGACAGGGCTGAGCAAAAACCGTCATCCAGTCTTTGCAGTCGGGTTGCAGTAATGTACCCTGCTGTGGCAGGGAACCTGGAAAAACAAGGGCCTGCCTTTAAGTCGcaatttcaaaaatgaaaaacacgGGAAAGTTTTATAAATTAACAAAATCATGTTTATGACTGAGCCTTTGTTCTAGCTAAGAATTGTTTTGACACCAAGAGAATGGCATAAAACGTGAGCCAGTGCAGCAGGAGAAACACTGTGAGACAAAAACATCCACCATGGAGGAGAGGTCTAAATTTAGCAATCGGCCGGAGGACAGAGAAAGTTCCGCGTATTTTCATGCTTGACTTGGGCTGATCTGGCAGCTGCTGTTTGCGCTCATGTTTGTTAGTTTGTGTGGGGCATCCGTTTGTTTAAGGGTATGAGCGTGCTTGGGTGCGTGCGTGGGACGGCGGAGGAACCAGGGAGAGTCCTCGAGGCTTTACTTCCTCCCCCCATGACACGCAGAGTCCCCGGGCCCACGCCGCGTGGGACAGAAAATGTCACACAAATGCAAGCACGCAGAAAGACCAAAACCATGCAGCTCAACCATCATTACAAGCACATCATTCTACAAGGAAATGaaacatataaaatacaaattaatcgGATATTTATGAAAATCGAGccttaatgtaaaaaaaaaaacaaaaaaaaaacacgtctttgaaatattttcagttttttatgacAAAGGACTTTAAGACTAGTTTGGTGATTGAGGCTACAAACAGAAAGATTAATTCAGACTCCGTGTGTGCAAAGGCGTCCTCAATGTGTGTGCGTTTTAAGTGTGCatgcgtttgtgtgtgtgtgtgtgtgtgtgtgtgtgtgtgggagtgtgtgtAGGTCTACAATGTGCAGAGGCTTACAGCCTCCACTGACAGCCATGCAGCGCTGACTGGGAGCAATAATCTCTGATAGTTGCCATGGCCACTATAATTGGACTGAATGCGTGTGCACGTTCAGATTTAGGGAAGAAAATTAGATTTTCACATCACaggccttttttttaaaatgaggaACCTttctgtaaaagtaaaaaggaGAGATAGACATTTAAGTCaggcttaattttttttattttttgctcaaTTTAATTTTTAAGGCTTGCTGCTTAAAGGAAAGCTTGAGAAAACCAACTGAGACCATAAACGTCTGAGTGAGAGGATTACTTtgggaataaataaaataaaaattagaacAATAGGCAGGGGCTGAGGATATGGGTCCTTGGGATAGAGTCGGTTTTGGTGCTCTTCCCACATCTGCTTTTGTGGATGAAAATTGCAATAAATTGATATCTGGGTGCACATAAACATGAAAATAGAGTTTAGTTACAAAATAATCTTTGTGCATGTCCTTGTTTAAAAGCTTCTCATAAACATGGCATCACTTTATAGAACTTTATTCAATGTCAAAGAAATTATAGTTACTACCCAAGTCCTATATGTGGAGATATAAAGGACACAATGAAATACATGAAAATCAAATCAGGAGATGCGAAGCGGGCAgctgaagcttgctgttcaagGTGGAGCTATAGcattattgatttaaaaaaatttgctTATCAGTTCTTAACACAAAAATCCAACAACTAAAATGCAACGGTTAACATTAAAAGGTTGTCTGTGAAATTAGAAACTACAATGTTTGTGAGTCATCCTTTCTTTAATCTAAATCAGATGTGTCCAAGTCCAGCCCATTCTTCAAAATACTGAATCAAATGATGTAATTCCCTCATCTGCAGTCATTCAGCTCTACAGAGGTCTGGTAACAACCCACtcatttgattcagatgtgttggagGAGGGACACCTCTAAatgttgcaggatagtagctcctGAGGATTGGACTGGGACAAACCATGTTTCAGTTGAAGTGGATTTAAATGCAGAGGAGGACAAAAAAATCAGACAGAGTGCTTTAATGATAAGAGTAAGAATAACATGCAAAATCTGGTCCTGCACAAGGAGATGAGACAGATAACACCGAACAGAAGCAATGGAGAACAACGGCGTGACAGGGAGCAAGAAGTAAATGGAAGGAACCAGTGAAGAACAAAGAGAACCGGAAAATATATATTCTATGGCAGTGGTAGAGAAAGTATAGGGAAACCAGACAAGATAATCCGAGgtaatgagttgcagctgaggcagagagaaGGCAGAGCACACAGgatatgtggagcagctgaggcagagagcaaagagacagaaacacaaagataccTAGGAAATAACAGATAATAATAACAAATGTATAAAGAACAGAGCACAACAAACTAGTGTGACAAGATAATGCTAACAAACATAAACagaggaaacaaataaaaaatgatcaaaacatgaacacaatcGAACACCAAAATCCACCTTTCATCTTCTTTACTCGCATATTGTCATTATCAGATGTAAGAACTGGACTAAAAAGAGTCACAAAAAAGAGGTCAAAATCCAAATCCAAGCTTTGAATGATTGTCTGAAACCTTGGAGAACTGTTAACTAACACACTTGAGAAATCACAAGGAAGTCTAtggaaacaaaatctaaaaaacaaatcatgaaTATTTAAAACCTATGCACTTCAGTTCTGCTAAATgcaataatgtttttaattcattCAGTGGAACTGTTTTGTTTGCTGCACTTCTGCAGTTTGTGTCTCTCCCTCCCGTGCAATGGTTTTATATATAGCAGGTCACATATatccagagaaaggtttttGCAGCAACCATATGCAAACAAAGATTAATtggttaaaataattaaagaaaagttagaTTTTTCTGAAACTTTTTTGTGTGACACGGTTCTATTCATAGCCTGGATACATGAATCAAAGCAGGTCAACAAACAGGTTAATCAGGCTGTGGCCTCAAAAAGGATTTGCTGCGCTTGCAGGTCTAGGGAATGGAGGAAACAGTACTGACATATGCTGTCACTGTGTACAGGTGTtactttttaggttttaaaaaaaggcaGAGAGCACAGATGTCTTTAAGTTTGCAGAAGACATCAGAATTATATTTGCTGCCAAAATGTATTACCTCTTACATTTCTTTTCAGTTAAAAGAACACAGCCTCAGCTACTTTTGAACATTTCAGTTTCTGATATCAGTTTCCTGCAGATTAAAGGCTGTGGCCTCAATGACTGTTTGCTTAATCTTGCCAAAATATTGCACTAACCTTAATCTAATCTTAAAGTGAAGTCAGGTGAACAATGTGTAAAAGGGTCAACTGAACCTGCCTGCACCCTTGATCTTTACATTGTTACTCAGTTATCTgagtttgttttcattaaaacaaaaatgcccTCCGGGGAAAAGATGCTAGGCCTTCAACACTCGAGTTTAAAAGTAATGTCTTTCTGCATCATGAAGTTTGGTTCCACAAATCTAAAATAACTGGACTTGAAAATGAAGACATGGTTAGCAAGAATGAGGTTGTTCACTGGACAAAAAAGAAGCACAGAGACTGTTACTTTTACTTCTTGTTTACATTTATCTGCTTCTCCACTGATACAGGAACACTGAAAAACATGGTtctagtatgtgtgtgtgtgtgtgtgtgtgcattggtGGACTTTGTGTGACTTTTATTCTGTGCTCTAGGACTTTATTCAATACTTAATGCATTTacccttttatttttgtctgtagAAGTAGTTTATTTCTTCTTGATTTTATTGGATCTAACTTGTTAACTCCGTTCATTACTTTACTACATTACTTTTAATGTGTGATTGTAATAATTCCCTGGTAAGGTAATAAATTCAGGGCAgattgaaaaacttttaaactgaTTATTGATACTATAGCATAATTTTACAAGAGACTAAACTCACATGTCTACAGGGAGCCTAAATCAAATGTATGCCACCCATTATTATACaaatatgtgctactttgtgttggtatgtTTACAGTGCCTTATTTTTTGAAATTCTGTAAAACAGAGTAAATTTCTTACTAGAAGTTTTTCTTACTtctgtttttatgatttttgttaCAACAGACATGGGTGTGTTACTGTGATGGCAGAATGGAAGTTGCTTTTGGATGATGTAGCTCTCAACCACATGAATGATGATCCATTTCAGCTCGCCATCTCTTTAAAAGATTGGTAGAAAGAAAAcagcatgtctttttttgtaaGGGGTCGGGGTTTTTGGGATCAAAATGGAGTATTGTCAAAACCATAAAATTCTAAAAAATAGATTGATGGTGCCAAGTACTTTAGATCTGAGCCTGACATGTTTCCCTTCTCTCCTCTTCCTTGTCAGAGAGAACCAGCAGTTTGCTCATTCCTCCACAAAATGGAGGCTGCTTGGCATCATGCGTGGCAGTCCCATAGTGCTTGTAGGCTGTTTGTTCCCTCATGCCTCATCACCACTGCCTGGATGACAAGCACAACAAGCAGAGAGCTGCGAGTGCTGTATGCAGACAGCAGCACCATGTCATGTCCTGCCCCCTAGGAGGAATCCAAGccaccgtgtgtgtgtgtataaattgagagtagacagggtgtttattttttatgtgtgtctgcatgcatgcatgtgtgtgtgggaatgtgtgtgtgggtagaAGTATGGTTGCagttgtgagtgtgtgtgtgtgtgaccatGTGTGTCTAAGAGGGTGAGGTGACCCAGATCTGCTTATTAGAATCAGGAGGATGGAGACGCAGTCACTTTAAGCTTTGTGCCTGAGCAGTGAACTGTGCACGGGCTTCATGCCTTATACTGTTACCGCCCACAATacacacccacccaccccacacacacacacccacacacacatacacacagtttTCTTCCTACTTTTCATCTTGGCTCTGAAAATCTGTGCTATCCAGGAAATAAACCCATCCAGAAACACATTCTTTGCTGTCATTTGTAATTTAGTTGAGATTGTTAAATTTAAACATGCATTTCTTGTCTGAAAATCTTACATTTATCACATTCATTTGATAATACATTTCTAGATAATTCagagaaaaattaaacaaaaatgttttgggaTGTGTGCAGTATGTTGAGTTTAAGATAAATTAAACCAAACCATGTAAAATTTCTATTTTGTGCACTGACTGTTTTAAACTTATCTGGAACATACAGCAGTCCCCACACAAACAGCTGAAGCTTCAACTCTTTAGCTAAGACAAACATCAATTCattgtttaaattattgtttataTGGGTTCCAGTTCTGTCTGATTCTTCTTGCTGTCTTACTATTTGAAAGTATtggtaaaactttttttaataatttttgcaATCTATAAAATAGCTtttgaaataaatcagaatccTATTATTTATCAATGATTAGTCTTGAAATGTGTCAACCACTGTACAAAACTATTGTTTTAGAATATGGATgcagaaatgatctaaatgcaTACAATACTTCCTGAAGTCTGAACAAATCTCTCCACTGTCATACAATCTCAGATGCCCAAAGTCTTTATACAGGAGTCAATCTGTAACTCAAACTATTACAGTTCCCTAATTTAAAATCAATCTTGCTGGTCAAAAGGGAAATcagaaaa
This DNA window, taken from Girardinichthys multiradiatus isolate DD_20200921_A chromosome 1, DD_fGirMul_XY1, whole genome shotgun sequence, encodes the following:
- the LOC124875077 gene encoding vesicular inhibitory amino acid transporter-like; this translates as MAHLIRHKITNKLTNAAHTVSHKSQAKVSGVFARLGFQAATDEEGLGFAECDDLDYDYRQGMQMDALRGEEDEGGDMEGEGELEGDTRYQRDGTGQRQSTLKSAGSLEEDKPKITSWEAGWNVTNAIQGMFVLGLPYAILHGGYLGLFLIIFAAVVCCYTGKILIACLYEENEDGIKVRVRDSYVDIANACCAPRFPALGGHVVNVAQIIELVMTCILYVVVSGNLMYNSFPSFPVSQKAWSVLATAALLPCAFLKNLKAVSKFSLLCTLAHFVINILVIAYCLSRAREWAWEKVKFYIDVKKFPISIGIIVFSYTSQIFLPSLEGNMQKPSEFHCMMDWTHITACVLKGLFALVAYLTWADTTKEVITDNLPSTIRAVVNLFLVSKALLSYPLPFFAAVEVLEKSLFQDGGRALFPDCYGPGGQLKTWGLGLRVGLVVFTLLMAVFVPHFALLMGLTGSLTGAGLCFLLPSLFHLKLQWRNLLWHHVFFDVSIFVIGGICAISGLIHSIEGLIEAFRYNIHD